The Methanocaldococcus infernus ME region AAAGAATGAAGAGAGACTTAGTAGCTGGGACTTCATTTTTTATTTTTGGAGCCTCTTTGCTCTATATTTTATCTAAGGTTTCTGTGAATCCAGGAGTTAATTTAGTTTATCTTAAAAATTATATTGTCCCCAACTATGTTACAGCTGTAGTTTTTGATTGGAGAGCCTATGACACCCTTGGAGAGTGCTTAGTATTAGTTACAGCTGTCATGATCTCATGGGTTATCTTTGGGAAATCCTTGTATGATAACACCTACTTAAAAGAAATCTTTTACTCTAAATATACTGATGACTACATAACCTTACAGAGATGGGGAGAATATACAGAGATGGTTAAGCCTTTAGCTCTTCCTCTCTCTATATTTATGCTTGGTCTTGGAATCTTAACCATACTTGGGGGCCATATAACTCCAGGAGGTGGCTTTCAAGGAGGGGCATTGATAGCAGCAGCCTTTATTTTATCAGTTATTGCCTTTGGTTCCAACTCTCCTTTATGGTTTGACCACCACTACTTAGAGAAGTTAGAGGCTTTTGGAGCCCTGGGCTATTTACTGGCTGGACTATTTGGAATTTTGGTTAGTGGTTACTACCTATTTAACTTCTCCCACATCTTTGGGATCCCAATCTTTCCATCCCCAACAGTAAATCCTGGAATTATTCCATATTTGAATATATTAGTTGGGCTTAAAGTCTTAGCTGGTTTATCCACAGCCTCTTTTCTCCTATCCTGTGAAAAGGTTATCATTGAAAGATTGGAGAGGGAGTAAAGATGATTATCTACTTATATCCTTCAATATTGGCTTTCCTTTTAGGCATATTGATTGGATCAAAGTTTAGATATAAGATTCCTAATATACTTGGCTTTTTAGTTCTCTCTTTAATCATAGCATATTTCTTAAAGCCCCTTCCTTACTATGAGCCTTTAAAAATTTCTCTAACATTCTTTTCAGCAATTTTAGGGATCTTTGTTGGTAATAGAGTTTTAGGTGGAAAAGGATGATTATAACTCTCTTAGATAAGTGTAGATCCTTAGAAAAGTGTGAAAA contains the following coding sequences:
- a CDS encoding Na(+)/H(+) antiporter subunit B, translated to MKRDLVAGTSFFIFGASLLYILSKVSVNPGVNLVYLKNYIVPNYVTAVVFDWRAYDTLGECLVLVTAVMISWVIFGKSLYDNTYLKEIFYSKYTDDYITLQRWGEYTEMVKPLALPLSIFMLGLGILTILGGHITPGGGFQGGALIAAAFILSVIAFGSNSPLWFDHHYLEKLEAFGALGYLLAGLFGILVSGYYLFNFSHIFGIPIFPSPTVNPGIIPYLNILVGLKVLAGLSTASFLLSCEKVIIERLERE